One stretch of Castor canadensis chromosome 14, mCasCan1.hap1v2, whole genome shotgun sequence DNA includes these proteins:
- the Adamts10 gene encoding A disintegrin and metalloproteinase with thrombospondin motifs 10 isoform X7, producing MSSADSNMESNREVCSELWCLSKSNRCITNSIPAAEGTLCQTHTIDKGWCYKRVCVPFGSRPEGVDGAWGPWTPWGDCSRTCGGGVSSSSRHCDSPRPTIGGKYCLGERRRHRSCNTDDCPPGSQDFREMQCSEFDSVPFRGKFYTWKTYRGGGVKACSLTCLAEGFNFYTERAAAVVDGTPCRPDTVDICVSGECKHVGCDRVLGSDLREDKCRVCGGDGSACETIEGVFSPALPGTGYEDVVWIPKGSVHIFIQDLNLTLSHLALKGDQESLLLEGLPGTPQPHRLPLAGTTFHLRQGPDLAQSLEALGPINASLIVMVLARTELPALRYRFNAPIARDALPPYSWHYAPWTKCSAQCAGGSQVQVVECRNQLDSSAVAPHYCSAHSKLPKRQRACNTEPCPPDWVVGNWTRCSRSCDAGVRSRSVVCQRRVSAAEEKALDDSACPQPRPPVLEACHGPACPPEWAALDWSECTPSCGPGLRHRVVLCKSADNRATLPPAHCPPSAKPPATMRCNLRRCPPARWVASEWGECSAQCGLGQQQRAVRCTSHTGQPSRECTEALRPPATQQCEAKCDSVPPGDGPEECKDVNKVAYCPLVLKFQFCSRAYFRQMCCKTCQGR from the exons ATGAGCAGTGCCGATTCCAACATGGAGTCAAATCGC GAGGTCTGCAGTGAGCTGTGGTGTCTGAGCAAGAGCAACCGGTGCATCACCAACAGCATCCCGGCCGCCGAGGGCACGCTGTGCCAGACGCACACCATCGACAAGGGG TGGTGCTACAAACGGGTGTGTGTCCCCTTCGGGTCGAGGCCAGAAGGCGTAGACGGAGCCTGGGGCCCATGGACTCCGTGGGGCGACTGCAGCAGGACGTGCGGCGGTGGCGTATCTTCTTCCAGCCGTCACTGCGACAGCCCCAG GCCAACCATCGGAGGCAAGTACTGTCTTGGCGAGAGACGTCGGCACCGCTCCTGCAACACCGAC GACTGTCCCCCTGGCTCCCAGGACTTCAGGGAAATGCAGTGCTCTGAATTCGACAGTGTCCCTTTCCGTGGAAAATTCTACACATGGAAGACATATCGAGGAG GGGGCGTGAAGGCCTGCTCGCTGACATGCCTAGCAGAAGGCTTCAACTTCTACACCGAGAGGGCCGCAGCTGTGGTGGATGGGACGCCCTGCCGCCCAGATACTGTGGACATTTGTGTCAGCGGCGAGTGCAAG CATGTGGGCTGTGACCGGGTTCTGGGCTCTGACCTGCGGGAGGACAAATGCCGAGTGTGTGGGGGTGATGGAAGTGCCTGTGAGACCATCGAAGGGGTCTTCAGCCCAGCCTTGCCTGGGACAG GGTACGAGGATGTCGTCTGGATCCCCAAAGGCTCCGTCCACATTTTCATCCAGGACCTGAACCTGACTCTCAGTCACCTGG CCTTGAAGGGAGATCAGGAGTCCCTGTTGTTGGAGGGGTTGCCGGGGACCCCCCAGCCTCACCGCCTGCCCCTGGCTGGGACCACCTTTCACCTGCGACAGGGGCCAGACCTGGCCCAGAGCCTAGAAGCCCTGGGACCCATTAATGCATCACTCATCGTCATG GTGCTGGCCCGGACAGAGCTGCCTGCCCTCCGCTACCGTTTCAACGCACCCATCGCCCGGGATGCCCTGCCCCCCTACTCCTGGCACTATGCACCCTGGACCAAATGCTCAGCCCAGTGTGCAGGCG gcagcCAGGTGCAGGTCGTGGAGTGCCGAAATCAGCTGGACAGCTCAGCCGTGGCCCCTCACTACTGCAGCGCCCACAGCAAACTTCCCAAGAGGCAGCGGGCCTGCAATACAGAGCCTTGCCCACCAGA CTGGGTTGTAGGAAACTGGACGCGCTGCAGCCGCAGCTGCGATGCAGGCGTGCGCAGCCGCTCCGTCGTGTGCCAGCGCCGCGTGTCTGCCGCCGAGGAGAAAGCGCTTGACGACAGCGCCTGCCCGCAGCCGCGCCCACCCGTGCTGGAAGCCTGCCACGGTCCCGCCTGCCCTCCCGAGTGGGCGGCCCTGGACTGGTCCGAG TGCACACCCAGCTGCGGGCCGGGCCTCCGCCACCGCGTGGTCCTTTGCAAGAGCGCGGATAACCGCGCCACGCTGCCCCCTGCGCACTGCCCACCCTCAGCCAAGCCGCCCGCCACCATGCGTTGCAACCTGCGTCGCTGTCCTCCTGCCCGCTGGGTGGCCAGCGAGTGGGGCGAG TGCTCCGCGCAGTGCGGCCTCGGCCAGCAGCAGCGCGCGGTGCGCTGCACCAGCCACACTGGCCAGCCATCCCGCGAGTGCACCGAGGCCCTGAGGCCGCCCGCCACACAGCAGTGTGAGGCCAAGTGTGACAGTGTGCCCCCTGGAGATGGCCCCGAAG AATGCAAGGATGTGAACAAGGTCGCCTACTGCCCCCTGGTGCTCAAATTTCAGTTCTGCAGTCGAGCCTACTTCCGCCAGATGTGTTGCAAAACCTGCCAGGGTCGCTAG
- the Adamts10 gene encoding A disintegrin and metalloproteinase with thrombospondin motifs 10 isoform X1: protein MRSREPSDAAQTVNRGGSTAGAASSRDWGETCGHVAPMAPACQILRWALALGLGLTFKVTHAFRSQDEFLSSLETYEIAFPTRVDHNGALLAFSPPALRRQRRGTGAIAETRLFYKVAAPSTHFLLNLTRSPRLLAGHVSVEYWTREGLAWQRAARAHCLYAGHLQGQASSSHVAISTCGGLHGLIVTDEEEYLIEPLQGGPKGPRGPEESGPHVVYKRSSLRHPHLDTACGVRDEKPWKGRPWWLRTLKPPPARPMGNETDRGQPGLKRSVSRERYVETLVVADKMMVAYHGRRDVEQYVLAIMNIVAKLFQDSSLGNTVSILVTRLILLTEDQPTLEITHHAGKSLDSFCKWQKSIVNHSGHGNAIPENGVANHDTAVLITRYDICIYKNKPCGTLGLAPVGGMCERERSCSINEDIGLATAFTIAHEIGHTFGMNHDGVGNSCGARGQDPAKLMAAHITMKTNPFVWSSCSRDYITSFLDSGLGLCLNNRPPRQDFVYPTVAPGQAYDADEQCRFQHGVKSRQCKYGEVCSELWCLSKSNRCITNSIPAAEGTLCQTHTIDKGWCYKRVCVPFGSRPEGVDGAWGPWTPWGDCSRTCGGGVSSSSRHCDSPRPTIGGKYCLGERRRHRSCNTDDCPPGSQDFREMQCSEFDSVPFRGKFYTWKTYRGGGVKACSLTCLAEGFNFYTERAAAVVDGTPCRPDTVDICVSGECKHVGCDRVLGSDLREDKCRVCGGDGSACETIEGVFSPALPGTGYEDVVWIPKGSVHIFIQDLNLTLSHLALKGDQESLLLEGLPGTPQPHRLPLAGTTFHLRQGPDLAQSLEALGPINASLIVMVLARTELPALRYRFNAPIARDALPPYSWHYAPWTKCSAQCAGGSQVQVVECRNQLDSSAVAPHYCSAHSKLPKRQRACNTEPCPPDWVVGNWTRCSRSCDAGVRSRSVVCQRRVSAAEEKALDDSACPQPRPPVLEACHGPACPPEWAALDWSECTPSCGPGLRHRVVLCKSADNRATLPPAHCPPSAKPPATMRCNLRRCPPARWVASEWGECSAQCGLGQQQRAVRCTSHTGQPSRECTEALRPPATQQCEAKCDSVPPGDGPEECKDVNKVAYCPLVLKFQFCSRAYFRQMCCKTCQGR, encoded by the exons ATGAGAAGCAGG GAGCCCAGTGATGCTGCCCAGACTGTGAACAGGGGAGGCAGCACTGCGGGGGCTGCCAGCAGCCGGGACTGGGGAGAGACATGTGGACACGTAGCCCCTATGGCTCCCGCCTGCCAGATCCTCCGCTGGGCCCTCGCCCTGGGGCTGGGCCTCACGTTCAAGGTCACACATGCCTTCCGATCTCAAG ATGAGTTCCTGTCCAGTCTGGAGACCTATGAGATTGCCTTCCCAACCCGTGTGGACCACAACGGGGCGCTGCTGGCCTTCTCGCCACCTGCCCTCCGAAGGCAACGTCGGGGAACAGGGGCCATAGCTGAGACCCGCCTCTTCTACAAGGTGGCCGCACCCAGCACCCATTTTCTGCTGAATCTGACCCGCAGCCCCCGTCTGCTGGCAGGACACGTCTCCGTGGAGTACTGGACACGGGAGGGCCTGGCCTGGCAGAGGGCTGCTCGGGCCCACTGCCTCTACGCCGGCCACCTACAAGGCCAGGCCAGCAGCTCTCATGTGGCTATCAGCACCTGTGGGGGCCTG CATGGCCTGATTGTGACAGATGAGGAAGAATATCTAATCGAGCCCCTGCAAGGTGGGCCCAAGGGTCCCCGGGGCCCAGAAGAAAGTGGCCCTCATGTGGTATACAAGCGTTCCTCTCTGCGTCACCCCCATCTGGACACAGCTTGTGGAGTAAGAG ACGAGAAACCGTGGAAAGGTCGGCCATGGTGGCTGCGCACTCTGAAGCCACCGCCTGCCAGGCCCATGGGAAATGAAACAGATCGAGGCCAGCCGGGCCTGAAGCGTTCAGTCAGCAGAGAGCGCTATGTGGAGACCCTAGTGGTGGCTGACAAGATGATGGTGGCCTACCACGGGCGCCGAGACGTGGAGCAATATGTGCTGGCCATCATGAACATT GTTGCCAAACTTTTCCAGGACTCGAGTCTGGGAAACACCGTTAGCATCCTTGTAACCCGCCTCATCCTGCTCACAGAGGACCAG CCTACCCTGGAGATCACCCACCACGCCGGGAAGTCCCTGGACAGCTTCTGTAAGTGGCAGAAATCCATCGTGAACCACAGCGGCCATGGTAATGCCATTCCGGAGAACGGTGTGGCCAACCATGACACAGCCGTGCTCATCACACG CTATGACATCTGCATCtataagaacaaaccctgtggcACACTAG GCCTGGCCCCCGTGGGCGGGATGTGTGAACGAGAGAGGAGCTGTAGTATCAACGAGGACATTGGCCTGGCCACAGCGTTCACCATTGCCCATGAGATCGGGCACAC ATTCGGCATGAACCACGATGGCGTGGGGAACAGTTGTGGGGCCCGTGGCCAGGACCCGGCGAAGCTTATGGCCGCGCACATAACCATGAAGACCAACCCGTTTGTGTGGTCATCTTGCAGCCGTGACTATATCACCAGCTTTCTGGA CTCAGGCCTGGGGCTCTGCCTGAACAACCggccccccagacaggacttcgTGTACCCAACGGTGGCGCCCGGCCAGGCCTACGACGCAGATGAGCAGTGCCGATTCCAACATGGAGTCAAATCGCGTCAGTGTAAATACGGG GAGGTCTGCAGTGAGCTGTGGTGTCTGAGCAAGAGCAACCGGTGCATCACCAACAGCATCCCGGCCGCCGAGGGCACGCTGTGCCAGACGCACACCATCGACAAGGGG TGGTGCTACAAACGGGTGTGTGTCCCCTTCGGGTCGAGGCCAGAAGGCGTAGACGGAGCCTGGGGCCCATGGACTCCGTGGGGCGACTGCAGCAGGACGTGCGGCGGTGGCGTATCTTCTTCCAGCCGTCACTGCGACAGCCCCAG GCCAACCATCGGAGGCAAGTACTGTCTTGGCGAGAGACGTCGGCACCGCTCCTGCAACACCGAC GACTGTCCCCCTGGCTCCCAGGACTTCAGGGAAATGCAGTGCTCTGAATTCGACAGTGTCCCTTTCCGTGGAAAATTCTACACATGGAAGACATATCGAGGAG GGGGCGTGAAGGCCTGCTCGCTGACATGCCTAGCAGAAGGCTTCAACTTCTACACCGAGAGGGCCGCAGCTGTGGTGGATGGGACGCCCTGCCGCCCAGATACTGTGGACATTTGTGTCAGCGGCGAGTGCAAG CATGTGGGCTGTGACCGGGTTCTGGGCTCTGACCTGCGGGAGGACAAATGCCGAGTGTGTGGGGGTGATGGAAGTGCCTGTGAGACCATCGAAGGGGTCTTCAGCCCAGCCTTGCCTGGGACAG GGTACGAGGATGTCGTCTGGATCCCCAAAGGCTCCGTCCACATTTTCATCCAGGACCTGAACCTGACTCTCAGTCACCTGG CCTTGAAGGGAGATCAGGAGTCCCTGTTGTTGGAGGGGTTGCCGGGGACCCCCCAGCCTCACCGCCTGCCCCTGGCTGGGACCACCTTTCACCTGCGACAGGGGCCAGACCTGGCCCAGAGCCTAGAAGCCCTGGGACCCATTAATGCATCACTCATCGTCATG GTGCTGGCCCGGACAGAGCTGCCTGCCCTCCGCTACCGTTTCAACGCACCCATCGCCCGGGATGCCCTGCCCCCCTACTCCTGGCACTATGCACCCTGGACCAAATGCTCAGCCCAGTGTGCAGGCG gcagcCAGGTGCAGGTCGTGGAGTGCCGAAATCAGCTGGACAGCTCAGCCGTGGCCCCTCACTACTGCAGCGCCCACAGCAAACTTCCCAAGAGGCAGCGGGCCTGCAATACAGAGCCTTGCCCACCAGA CTGGGTTGTAGGAAACTGGACGCGCTGCAGCCGCAGCTGCGATGCAGGCGTGCGCAGCCGCTCCGTCGTGTGCCAGCGCCGCGTGTCTGCCGCCGAGGAGAAAGCGCTTGACGACAGCGCCTGCCCGCAGCCGCGCCCACCCGTGCTGGAAGCCTGCCACGGTCCCGCCTGCCCTCCCGAGTGGGCGGCCCTGGACTGGTCCGAG TGCACACCCAGCTGCGGGCCGGGCCTCCGCCACCGCGTGGTCCTTTGCAAGAGCGCGGATAACCGCGCCACGCTGCCCCCTGCGCACTGCCCACCCTCAGCCAAGCCGCCCGCCACCATGCGTTGCAACCTGCGTCGCTGTCCTCCTGCCCGCTGGGTGGCCAGCGAGTGGGGCGAG TGCTCCGCGCAGTGCGGCCTCGGCCAGCAGCAGCGCGCGGTGCGCTGCACCAGCCACACTGGCCAGCCATCCCGCGAGTGCACCGAGGCCCTGAGGCCGCCCGCCACACAGCAGTGTGAGGCCAAGTGTGACAGTGTGCCCCCTGGAGATGGCCCCGAAG AATGCAAGGATGTGAACAAGGTCGCCTACTGCCCCCTGGTGCTCAAATTTCAGTTCTGCAGTCGAGCCTACTTCCGCCAGATGTGTTGCAAAACCTGCCAGGGTCGCTAG
- the Adamts10 gene encoding A disintegrin and metalloproteinase with thrombospondin motifs 10 isoform X2: MRSREPSDAAQTVNRGGSTAGAASSRDWGETCGHVAPMAPACQILRWALALGLGLTFKVTHAFRSQDEFLSSLETYEIAFPTRVDHNGALLAFSPPALRRQRRGTGAIAETRLFYKVAAPSTHFLLNLTRSPRLLAGHVSVEYWTREGLAWQRAARAHCLYAGHLQGQASSSHVAISTCGGLHGLIVTDEEEYLIEPLQGGPKGPRGPEESGPHVVYKRSSLRHPHLDTACGVRDEKPWKGRPWWLRTLKPPPARPMGNETDRGQPGLKRSVSRERYVETLVVADKMMVAYHGRRDVEQYVLAIMNIVAKLFQDSSLGNTVSILVTRLILLTEDQPTLEITHHAGKSLDSFCKWQKSIVNHSGHGNAIPENGVANHDTAVLITRYDICIYKNKPCGTLGLAPVGGMCERERSCSINEDIGLATAFTIAHEIGHTFGMNHDGVGNSCGARGQDPAKLMAAHITMKTNPFVWSSCSRDYITSFLDSGLGLCLNNRPPRQDFVYPTVAPGQAYDADEQCRFQHGVKSRQCKYGEVCSELWCLSKSNRCITNSIPAAEGTLCQTHTIDKGWCYKRVCVPFGSRPEGVDGAWGPWTPWGDCSRTCGGGVSSSSRHCDSPRPTIGGKYCLGERRRHRSCNTDDCPPGSQDFREMQCSEFDSVPFRGKFYTWKTYRGGGVKACSLTCLAEGFNFYTERAAAVVDGTPCRPDTVDICVSGECKHVGCDRVLGSDLREDKCRVCGGDGSACETIEGVFSPALPGTGYEDVVWIPKGSVHIFIQDLNLTLSHLGSQVQVVECRNQLDSSAVAPHYCSAHSKLPKRQRACNTEPCPPDWVVGNWTRCSRSCDAGVRSRSVVCQRRVSAAEEKALDDSACPQPRPPVLEACHGPACPPEWAALDWSECTPSCGPGLRHRVVLCKSADNRATLPPAHCPPSAKPPATMRCNLRRCPPARWVASEWGECSAQCGLGQQQRAVRCTSHTGQPSRECTEALRPPATQQCEAKCDSVPPGDGPEECKDVNKVAYCPLVLKFQFCSRAYFRQMCCKTCQGR, translated from the exons ATGAGAAGCAGG GAGCCCAGTGATGCTGCCCAGACTGTGAACAGGGGAGGCAGCACTGCGGGGGCTGCCAGCAGCCGGGACTGGGGAGAGACATGTGGACACGTAGCCCCTATGGCTCCCGCCTGCCAGATCCTCCGCTGGGCCCTCGCCCTGGGGCTGGGCCTCACGTTCAAGGTCACACATGCCTTCCGATCTCAAG ATGAGTTCCTGTCCAGTCTGGAGACCTATGAGATTGCCTTCCCAACCCGTGTGGACCACAACGGGGCGCTGCTGGCCTTCTCGCCACCTGCCCTCCGAAGGCAACGTCGGGGAACAGGGGCCATAGCTGAGACCCGCCTCTTCTACAAGGTGGCCGCACCCAGCACCCATTTTCTGCTGAATCTGACCCGCAGCCCCCGTCTGCTGGCAGGACACGTCTCCGTGGAGTACTGGACACGGGAGGGCCTGGCCTGGCAGAGGGCTGCTCGGGCCCACTGCCTCTACGCCGGCCACCTACAAGGCCAGGCCAGCAGCTCTCATGTGGCTATCAGCACCTGTGGGGGCCTG CATGGCCTGATTGTGACAGATGAGGAAGAATATCTAATCGAGCCCCTGCAAGGTGGGCCCAAGGGTCCCCGGGGCCCAGAAGAAAGTGGCCCTCATGTGGTATACAAGCGTTCCTCTCTGCGTCACCCCCATCTGGACACAGCTTGTGGAGTAAGAG ACGAGAAACCGTGGAAAGGTCGGCCATGGTGGCTGCGCACTCTGAAGCCACCGCCTGCCAGGCCCATGGGAAATGAAACAGATCGAGGCCAGCCGGGCCTGAAGCGTTCAGTCAGCAGAGAGCGCTATGTGGAGACCCTAGTGGTGGCTGACAAGATGATGGTGGCCTACCACGGGCGCCGAGACGTGGAGCAATATGTGCTGGCCATCATGAACATT GTTGCCAAACTTTTCCAGGACTCGAGTCTGGGAAACACCGTTAGCATCCTTGTAACCCGCCTCATCCTGCTCACAGAGGACCAG CCTACCCTGGAGATCACCCACCACGCCGGGAAGTCCCTGGACAGCTTCTGTAAGTGGCAGAAATCCATCGTGAACCACAGCGGCCATGGTAATGCCATTCCGGAGAACGGTGTGGCCAACCATGACACAGCCGTGCTCATCACACG CTATGACATCTGCATCtataagaacaaaccctgtggcACACTAG GCCTGGCCCCCGTGGGCGGGATGTGTGAACGAGAGAGGAGCTGTAGTATCAACGAGGACATTGGCCTGGCCACAGCGTTCACCATTGCCCATGAGATCGGGCACAC ATTCGGCATGAACCACGATGGCGTGGGGAACAGTTGTGGGGCCCGTGGCCAGGACCCGGCGAAGCTTATGGCCGCGCACATAACCATGAAGACCAACCCGTTTGTGTGGTCATCTTGCAGCCGTGACTATATCACCAGCTTTCTGGA CTCAGGCCTGGGGCTCTGCCTGAACAACCggccccccagacaggacttcgTGTACCCAACGGTGGCGCCCGGCCAGGCCTACGACGCAGATGAGCAGTGCCGATTCCAACATGGAGTCAAATCGCGTCAGTGTAAATACGGG GAGGTCTGCAGTGAGCTGTGGTGTCTGAGCAAGAGCAACCGGTGCATCACCAACAGCATCCCGGCCGCCGAGGGCACGCTGTGCCAGACGCACACCATCGACAAGGGG TGGTGCTACAAACGGGTGTGTGTCCCCTTCGGGTCGAGGCCAGAAGGCGTAGACGGAGCCTGGGGCCCATGGACTCCGTGGGGCGACTGCAGCAGGACGTGCGGCGGTGGCGTATCTTCTTCCAGCCGTCACTGCGACAGCCCCAG GCCAACCATCGGAGGCAAGTACTGTCTTGGCGAGAGACGTCGGCACCGCTCCTGCAACACCGAC GACTGTCCCCCTGGCTCCCAGGACTTCAGGGAAATGCAGTGCTCTGAATTCGACAGTGTCCCTTTCCGTGGAAAATTCTACACATGGAAGACATATCGAGGAG GGGGCGTGAAGGCCTGCTCGCTGACATGCCTAGCAGAAGGCTTCAACTTCTACACCGAGAGGGCCGCAGCTGTGGTGGATGGGACGCCCTGCCGCCCAGATACTGTGGACATTTGTGTCAGCGGCGAGTGCAAG CATGTGGGCTGTGACCGGGTTCTGGGCTCTGACCTGCGGGAGGACAAATGCCGAGTGTGTGGGGGTGATGGAAGTGCCTGTGAGACCATCGAAGGGGTCTTCAGCCCAGCCTTGCCTGGGACAG GGTACGAGGATGTCGTCTGGATCCCCAAAGGCTCCGTCCACATTTTCATCCAGGACCTGAACCTGACTCTCAGTCACCTGG gcagcCAGGTGCAGGTCGTGGAGTGCCGAAATCAGCTGGACAGCTCAGCCGTGGCCCCTCACTACTGCAGCGCCCACAGCAAACTTCCCAAGAGGCAGCGGGCCTGCAATACAGAGCCTTGCCCACCAGA CTGGGTTGTAGGAAACTGGACGCGCTGCAGCCGCAGCTGCGATGCAGGCGTGCGCAGCCGCTCCGTCGTGTGCCAGCGCCGCGTGTCTGCCGCCGAGGAGAAAGCGCTTGACGACAGCGCCTGCCCGCAGCCGCGCCCACCCGTGCTGGAAGCCTGCCACGGTCCCGCCTGCCCTCCCGAGTGGGCGGCCCTGGACTGGTCCGAG TGCACACCCAGCTGCGGGCCGGGCCTCCGCCACCGCGTGGTCCTTTGCAAGAGCGCGGATAACCGCGCCACGCTGCCCCCTGCGCACTGCCCACCCTCAGCCAAGCCGCCCGCCACCATGCGTTGCAACCTGCGTCGCTGTCCTCCTGCCCGCTGGGTGGCCAGCGAGTGGGGCGAG TGCTCCGCGCAGTGCGGCCTCGGCCAGCAGCAGCGCGCGGTGCGCTGCACCAGCCACACTGGCCAGCCATCCCGCGAGTGCACCGAGGCCCTGAGGCCGCCCGCCACACAGCAGTGTGAGGCCAAGTGTGACAGTGTGCCCCCTGGAGATGGCCCCGAAG AATGCAAGGATGTGAACAAGGTCGCCTACTGCCCCCTGGTGCTCAAATTTCAGTTCTGCAGTCGAGCCTACTTCCGCCAGATGTGTTGCAAAACCTGCCAGGGTCGCTAG
- the Adamts10 gene encoding A disintegrin and metalloproteinase with thrombospondin motifs 10 isoform X5 has translation MCERERSCSINEDIGLATAFTIAHEIGHTFGMNHDGVGNSCGARGQDPAKLMAAHITMKTNPFVWSSCSRDYITSFLDSGLGLCLNNRPPRQDFVYPTVAPGQAYDADEQCRFQHGVKSRQCKYGEVCSELWCLSKSNRCITNSIPAAEGTLCQTHTIDKGWCYKRVCVPFGSRPEGVDGAWGPWTPWGDCSRTCGGGVSSSSRHCDSPRPTIGGKYCLGERRRHRSCNTDDCPPGSQDFREMQCSEFDSVPFRGKFYTWKTYRGGGVKACSLTCLAEGFNFYTERAAAVVDGTPCRPDTVDICVSGECKHVGCDRVLGSDLREDKCRVCGGDGSACETIEGVFSPALPGTGYEDVVWIPKGSVHIFIQDLNLTLSHLALKGDQESLLLEGLPGTPQPHRLPLAGTTFHLRQGPDLAQSLEALGPINASLIVMVLARTELPALRYRFNAPIARDALPPYSWHYAPWTKCSAQCAGGSQVQVVECRNQLDSSAVAPHYCSAHSKLPKRQRACNTEPCPPDWVVGNWTRCSRSCDAGVRSRSVVCQRRVSAAEEKALDDSACPQPRPPVLEACHGPACPPEWAALDWSECTPSCGPGLRHRVVLCKSADNRATLPPAHCPPSAKPPATMRCNLRRCPPARWVASEWGECSAQCGLGQQQRAVRCTSHTGQPSRECTEALRPPATQQCEAKCDSVPPGDGPEECKDVNKVAYCPLVLKFQFCSRAYFRQMCCKTCQGR, from the exons ATGTGTGAACGAGAGAGGAGCTGTAGTATCAACGAGGACATTGGCCTGGCCACAGCGTTCACCATTGCCCATGAGATCGGGCACAC ATTCGGCATGAACCACGATGGCGTGGGGAACAGTTGTGGGGCCCGTGGCCAGGACCCGGCGAAGCTTATGGCCGCGCACATAACCATGAAGACCAACCCGTTTGTGTGGTCATCTTGCAGCCGTGACTATATCACCAGCTTTCTGGA CTCAGGCCTGGGGCTCTGCCTGAACAACCggccccccagacaggacttcgTGTACCCAACGGTGGCGCCCGGCCAGGCCTACGACGCAGATGAGCAGTGCCGATTCCAACATGGAGTCAAATCGCGTCAGTGTAAATACGGG GAGGTCTGCAGTGAGCTGTGGTGTCTGAGCAAGAGCAACCGGTGCATCACCAACAGCATCCCGGCCGCCGAGGGCACGCTGTGCCAGACGCACACCATCGACAAGGGG TGGTGCTACAAACGGGTGTGTGTCCCCTTCGGGTCGAGGCCAGAAGGCGTAGACGGAGCCTGGGGCCCATGGACTCCGTGGGGCGACTGCAGCAGGACGTGCGGCGGTGGCGTATCTTCTTCCAGCCGTCACTGCGACAGCCCCAG GCCAACCATCGGAGGCAAGTACTGTCTTGGCGAGAGACGTCGGCACCGCTCCTGCAACACCGAC GACTGTCCCCCTGGCTCCCAGGACTTCAGGGAAATGCAGTGCTCTGAATTCGACAGTGTCCCTTTCCGTGGAAAATTCTACACATGGAAGACATATCGAGGAG GGGGCGTGAAGGCCTGCTCGCTGACATGCCTAGCAGAAGGCTTCAACTTCTACACCGAGAGGGCCGCAGCTGTGGTGGATGGGACGCCCTGCCGCCCAGATACTGTGGACATTTGTGTCAGCGGCGAGTGCAAG CATGTGGGCTGTGACCGGGTTCTGGGCTCTGACCTGCGGGAGGACAAATGCCGAGTGTGTGGGGGTGATGGAAGTGCCTGTGAGACCATCGAAGGGGTCTTCAGCCCAGCCTTGCCTGGGACAG GGTACGAGGATGTCGTCTGGATCCCCAAAGGCTCCGTCCACATTTTCATCCAGGACCTGAACCTGACTCTCAGTCACCTGG CCTTGAAGGGAGATCAGGAGTCCCTGTTGTTGGAGGGGTTGCCGGGGACCCCCCAGCCTCACCGCCTGCCCCTGGCTGGGACCACCTTTCACCTGCGACAGGGGCCAGACCTGGCCCAGAGCCTAGAAGCCCTGGGACCCATTAATGCATCACTCATCGTCATG GTGCTGGCCCGGACAGAGCTGCCTGCCCTCCGCTACCGTTTCAACGCACCCATCGCCCGGGATGCCCTGCCCCCCTACTCCTGGCACTATGCACCCTGGACCAAATGCTCAGCCCAGTGTGCAGGCG gcagcCAGGTGCAGGTCGTGGAGTGCCGAAATCAGCTGGACAGCTCAGCCGTGGCCCCTCACTACTGCAGCGCCCACAGCAAACTTCCCAAGAGGCAGCGGGCCTGCAATACAGAGCCTTGCCCACCAGA CTGGGTTGTAGGAAACTGGACGCGCTGCAGCCGCAGCTGCGATGCAGGCGTGCGCAGCCGCTCCGTCGTGTGCCAGCGCCGCGTGTCTGCCGCCGAGGAGAAAGCGCTTGACGACAGCGCCTGCCCGCAGCCGCGCCCACCCGTGCTGGAAGCCTGCCACGGTCCCGCCTGCCCTCCCGAGTGGGCGGCCCTGGACTGGTCCGAG TGCACACCCAGCTGCGGGCCGGGCCTCCGCCACCGCGTGGTCCTTTGCAAGAGCGCGGATAACCGCGCCACGCTGCCCCCTGCGCACTGCCCACCCTCAGCCAAGCCGCCCGCCACCATGCGTTGCAACCTGCGTCGCTGTCCTCCTGCCCGCTGGGTGGCCAGCGAGTGGGGCGAG TGCTCCGCGCAGTGCGGCCTCGGCCAGCAGCAGCGCGCGGTGCGCTGCACCAGCCACACTGGCCAGCCATCCCGCGAGTGCACCGAGGCCCTGAGGCCGCCCGCCACACAGCAGTGTGAGGCCAAGTGTGACAGTGTGCCCCCTGGAGATGGCCCCGAAG AATGCAAGGATGTGAACAAGGTCGCCTACTGCCCCCTGGTGCTCAAATTTCAGTTCTGCAGTCGAGCCTACTTCCGCCAGATGTGTTGCAAAACCTGCCAGGGTCGCTAG